In Ascochyta rabiei chromosome 18, complete sequence, one DNA window encodes the following:
- a CDS encoding D-arabinitol dehydrogenase (NADP(+)), translating to MKALQYSGAEAFAVVEMDVPEIGDDDVLVKIAACGVCGTDLHYHKGEFLAKWPLIPGHEAAGTVVAVGGNVTALSLHDRVTADPLQPCLSCFHCTRRKPLLCDRLKAFGGNAPGGFAEYCRYPARQVHCIGALPFLDAVLLEPLACAAHGIERMQMGVGSAVLLFGCGPTGMLIAQLVRLNGGAHLTIAAHPNAKLALAQSMHLADAYHPISPTDPSSSLSALQAANPHGFDVVIEATGSPSVLESALRFVRKGGKLVVYGVYNAAAKIAWEPFVIWERELEVLASFCSMGHVPVALDYVRAGRVRVSGVVDRTFRVEEWGACLEVVRRGECVKAAIVF from the exons ATGAAGGCACTGCA ATACTCTGGTGCGGAGGCATTCGCCGTAGTCGAGATGGACGTGCCCGAGAttggcgacgacgacgtccTG GTCAAGATAGCAGCTTGCGGAGTCTGCGGCACAGATCTCCACTACCACAAGGGCGAGTTCCTAGCGAAG TGGCCGTTGATACCCG GTCACGAAGCAGCCGGCACGGTGGTAGCAGTGGGGGGGAACGTGACCGCGCTCTCGCTGCACGACCGCGTAACCGCCGACCCGCTGCAACCATGCCTTTCGTGCTTCCACTGCACACGGCGCAAACCGCTGCTCTGCGACCGCCTGAAGGCCTTTGGAGGCAACGCTCCGGGCGGGTTCGCAGAGTACTGTCGCTATCCCGCGCGGCAGGTGCATTGCATTGGCGCGCTGCCCTTCCTGGACGCGGTGCTGCTGGAGCCGCTGGCGTGCGCGGCGCACGGGATCGAGCGCATGCAGATGGGCGTGGGGAGCGCGGTGTTGCTGTTTGGATGCGGGCCGACGGGGATGTTGATTGCGCAGTTGGTGCGGTTGAATGGTGGTGCGCAT CTGACCATCGCCGCACACCCCAATGCGAAACTCGCTCTCGCGCAATCCATGCACCTCGCAGACGCCTACCACCCCATCTCGCCCACGGATCCCTCCTCCTCCCTCTCAGCGCTGCAAGCCGCGAACCCGCACGGCTTCGACGTCGTCATCGAAGCCACGGGCAGCCCGAGCGTGCTCGAGTCAGCGCTGCGCTTTGTGCGCAAGGGCGGCAAGCTGGTCGTGTACGGCGTTTACAACGCGGCGGCCAAGATTGCTTGGGAGCCGTTTGTCATCTGGGAGAGGGAGTTGGAGGTGCTGGCGAGTTTCTGCAGTATGGGGCATGTGCCGGTCGCGTTGGATTACGTGAGGGCTGGGCGGGTGAGGGTGAGTGGTGTTGTGGATCGGACGTTTCGTGTCGAGGAGTGGGGTGCCTGTTTGGAGGTGGTAAGGCGGGGGGAGTGTGTCAAGGCTGCAATTGTGTTTTGA
- a CDS encoding Pre-mRNA-splicing factor cwf16, with protein sequence MPAGSSEVPRLALQPFTLTLASTLAFTTDCYDHHHHHHHHHQPPPPHNPAMSERKVLSKYYPPDFDPSKITRQRGPKNAGPKVQTVRLMAPFSMKCTHCGEFIYKGRKFNARKETTDEKYYAIAIFRFYIRCTRCSGEITFKTDPKNMDYECERGAKRNFEPWREAKLAEETEEERLDRLEKEEAERDAMKELETKVIDAKTEMAIADALDEIRSRNARIAKAEQDGTTATVAPPPDDADARRQKQEEDDAEAARRAFSSREMPDLGEEVIDEDTLDEPVEATPVAVFSKKPKEKKDFGAVLGIKKKAPAPAVSAPVKVAPVKVAPVKAAPAPSTLSTMLVAGYDSDD encoded by the coding sequence ATGCCTGCGGGGAGTTCGGAAGTGCCAAGACTAGCCCTGCAGCCATTCACCCTCACACTCGCCTCCACACTCGCCTTCACCACGGATTGCTAcgaccatcaccaccaccaccaccaccaccaccaaccaCCACCCCCACACAACCCCGCCATGTCTGAGCGAAAGGTCCTCTCCAAATACTACCCCCCCGACTTCGACCCCTCCAAAATCACCCGCCAGCGCGGCCCCAAGAATGCCGGCCCCAAGGTCCAGACCGTGCGCCTCATGGCCCCCTTCTCCATGAAGTGCACCCACTGCGGCGAGTTCATCTACAAAGGCCGCAAGTTCAACGCCCGCAAGGAGACCACCGACGAAAAGTACTACGCCATCGCCATCTTCCGCTTCTACATCAGATGCACCCGCTGCTCCGGCGAAATCACCTTCAAGACGGACCCAAAAAACATGGACTACGAGTGCGAGCGCGGCGCCAAACGCAACTTTGAGCCCTGGCGAGAGGCGAAGCTCGCCGAGGAGACGGAGGAGGAGCGCCTCGACCGCCTGGAGAAGGAAGAGGCCGAGCGAGACGCCATGAAGGAGCTCGAGACCAAGGTCATCGACGCCAAGACGGAGATGGCCATTGCCGACGCCCTCGACGAGATTCGCTCGAGGAACGCCCGCATCGCAAAAGCAGAGCAGGACGGCACCACCGCGACCGTCGCGCCGCCCCCCGACGATGCAGACGCGCGCCGGCAGAAGCAGGAAGAGGACGACGCCGAAGCAGCGCGCAGAGCCTTCAGCAGCCGCGAGATGCCAGACCTGGGTGAAGAGGTCATCGACGAGGACACGCTCGACGAGCCTGTCGAAGCCACCCCCGTCGCCGTCTTCAGCAAGAAGccaaaggagaagaaggactTTGGCGCCGTCCTCGGCATCAAAAAGAAAGCACCTGCGCCCGCTGTCTCAGCACCCGTCAAGGTAGCACCCGTCAAGGTAGCACCCGTCAAGGCAGCACCCGCCCCGAGCACGCTGTCCACGATGCTCGTAGCGGGCTACGACAGCGACGATTGA
- a CDS encoding anaphase-promoting complex subunit Cut9: MEKYLREWRQDAVNRHQYDTAIFVADKLLAITGDDHDAFWLAQVHFSTGNYSRAQSLLARGNLTARNPQCRYLAAHCAIKLGKLDDALLILGEKNPAHLVCVPGSGSARQKLRHVDVHPRHTTAAAAARNERLPTSEERDREAADTLKSEAAMCYLRGVCFAKQNSFDRAKDCYKTAVQIDVQCFEAFDALMANSLMSPHEEWAFLDALDFDSIAVAVAGSPSLAQEAAHFTRQLYTTRLSKYARPDDFNTATETLSTHYHLAANPDILLSRADLMYTHGRFRDALALTSSVLAADQYNFAILPLHLASLYELSEKNALFLLSHNLADTHPNEPAAWLAVGVFYLATNRIADARRYFSKASMMDPHFGPAWIGFAHTFAAEGEHDQAISAYSTAARLFQGTHLPQLFLGMQNLQLNNLTLAHEYLDAAYALCDTDPLLLNEMGVVAFHETDLTVAISLLQRALSYAQQNEADPDTIIPSRINLAHALRRNGDLDESLRVFDDVLRHGVKDPNVFTAKGLVLLELGRSWDAVIVLHEALAIAPQDPMATDLLNRALEANETDSGVSMFEPAQSHNGQLLIEDEVDDPGFEEALKRRKNALRDMEPNRVAGRRRRGRRHAAGFVDEESGAGESMLVDSDE; encoded by the exons ATGGAGAAATACCTGCGCGAGTGGCGCCAGGACGCCGTCAACCGGCACCAGTACGACACGGCCATTTTCGTCGCCGACAAACTGCTGGCCATTACAG GCGACGACCACGACGCCTTCTGGCTGGCGCAGGTGCACTTCAGCACGGGCAACTACAGCCGTGCCCAATCGCTGCTCGCCCGCGGCAACCTCACCGCCCGCAACCCCCAGTGCCGCTACCTGGCCGCCCACTGCGCCATCAAGCTGGGCAAGCTGGACGACGCCCTGCTCATCCTCGGCGAGAAGAACCCCGCCCACCTCGTCTGCGTCcccggcagcggcagcgccCGCCAGAAGCTGCGCCATGTCGACGTGCACCCGCGCCACAcaaccgccgccgccgccgcccgcaACGAGCGCCTGCCCACGAGCGAGGAGCGCGACCGCGAGGCCGCCGACACGCTCAAGTCCGAGGCCGCCATGTGCTACCTGCGCGGCGTGTGCTTCGCCAAGCAGAACTCGTTCGACCGCGCAAAGGACTGCTACAAAACGGCCGTCCAGATCGACGTACAGTGCTTCGAGGCCTTCGATGCCCTAATGGCCAACTCGCTCATGTCGCCCCACGAGGAGTGGGCCTTTCTCGACGCCCTCGACTTCGACTCcatcgccgtcgccgtcgccggcAGCCCCTCGCTCGCCCAGGAGGCCGCCCACTTCACCCGCCAGCTCTACACCACCCGCCTGTCCAAGTACGCGCGGCCCGACGACTTCAACACCGCCACCGAGACCCTCAGCACCCACTACCACCTCGCCGCCAACCCGGACATCCTGCTGTCCCGCGCCGACCTCATGTACACCCACGGCCGCTTCCGCGACGCCCTCGCCCTGACCTCGTCCGTCCTCGCCGCCGACCAGTACAACTTCGCCATCCTGCCCCTGCACCTCGCCTCCCTCTACGAGCTGTCCGAGAAGAACGCCCTCTTCCTGCTCTCCCACAACCTCGCCGACACACACCCCAACGAGCCCGCCGCCTGGCTCGCCGTCGGCGTCTTCTACCTCGCCACCAACCGCATCGCAGACGCCCGCCGCTACTTCTCAAAGGCCTCCATGATGGACCCGCACTTCGGCCCTGCCTGGATCGGCTTCGCCCACACCTTCGCCGCAGAGGGCGAGCACGATCAGGCCATCTCGGCCTACAGCACCGCCGCCCGCCTCTTTCAGGGCACCCACCTGCCCCAGCTCTTCCTCGGCATGCAGAACCTCCAGCTCAACAACCTCACCCTCGCCCACGAGTACCTCGACGCCGCCTACGCCCTCTGCGACACCGATCCCCTCCTGCTCAACGAGATGGGCGTCGTAGCCTTCCACGAGACCGACCTCACCGTCGCCATCTCCCTCTTGCAGCGCGCCCTGTCCTACGCCCAGCAGAATGAAGCCGACCCCGACACCATCATCCCCAGTCGCATCAACCTTGCGCACGCCCTCCGCCGCAACGGCGACCTCGACGAATCCCTGCGCGTCTTCGATGACGTCCTGCGCCACGGCGTCAAAGACCCAAACGTCTTCACCGCAAAGGGCCTCGTCCTGCTCGAGCTGGGCCGCAGCTGGGACGCCGTCATCGTCCTGCACGAGGCGCTCGCCATCGCGCCCCAGGACCCCATGGCCACGGACCTGCTGAACAGAGCCCTCGAGGCAAACGAGACCGACAGCGGCGTCTCCATGTTCGAGCCGGCGCAGAGCCACAACGGCCAGCTGCTGATCGAGGATGAGGTCGACGACCCAGGCTTTGAAGAAGCGCTGAAGCGGCGCAAGAACGCCCTGCGCGACATGGAGCCCAACCGCGTCGCCGGACGTCGGAGGCGCGGGAGGAGACACGCCGCGGGCTTCGTCGATGAGGAGAGCGGCGCTGGCGAAAGCATGCTCGTCGACTCTGACGAGTGA